From Halomicrobium salinisoli, the proteins below share one genomic window:
- the lhgO gene encoding L-2-hydroxyglutarate oxidase, with protein sequence MMHHDVAVVGGGCVGLSVAKHLRERTDLDVAVLEKEHHLAAHQSGRNSGVLHPGFNYPPESRKAEFATEGTRRMKAYCAEHGVPCDELGVLVVAKTDAEEARLDALAAQAEANGVEYELLDSQPAIREHEPHAVGQAALYAPEAASVDAQQYVYALAREIQAAGAELYTGHAVEAIHRTGSGYRIETDKGPLEATYLVNAAGLHADELAHQLGVGEGYQIVPFRGEYYELRPGRRHLCRTMIYPTPNPDLPFLGVHYTRRTDGKVIIGPNAVLAFGREAYENTQFDLSDLFDTLTYGGFRKLLASRMMLSVALEELSKSYRKGKFTEASQRLVPDVRQEDLKRSYAGIRAQVVSDDGDLVKDPLFVTTDDSIHVLNAVSPGLTSSLPFGDHIAERLEALR encoded by the coding sequence GTGATGCATCACGACGTCGCCGTCGTCGGGGGCGGGTGCGTCGGGCTGTCCGTCGCGAAGCACCTGCGGGAACGGACCGACCTCGACGTGGCCGTCCTCGAGAAGGAACACCACCTGGCAGCGCACCAGAGCGGCCGCAACTCCGGCGTGCTCCACCCCGGGTTCAACTACCCGCCGGAGTCGCGGAAGGCCGAGTTCGCGACCGAGGGCACGCGGCGGATGAAGGCGTACTGCGCCGAGCACGGCGTCCCCTGCGACGAACTGGGCGTCCTCGTCGTCGCCAAGACGGACGCGGAGGAAGCGCGCCTCGACGCGCTGGCCGCGCAGGCGGAGGCCAACGGCGTCGAGTACGAGCTGCTGGACTCGCAGCCGGCGATCCGGGAACACGAGCCCCACGCGGTCGGGCAGGCGGCCCTCTACGCGCCGGAGGCCGCGTCCGTCGACGCCCAGCAGTACGTCTACGCGCTGGCCCGCGAGATACAGGCGGCCGGCGCGGAGCTGTACACGGGCCACGCCGTCGAGGCGATCCACCGCACCGGATCGGGCTACCGGATCGAGACGGACAAGGGCCCGCTCGAGGCCACGTACCTCGTGAACGCGGCGGGGCTCCACGCCGACGAACTGGCCCACCAGCTCGGCGTGGGCGAAGGGTACCAGATCGTGCCGTTCCGCGGCGAGTACTACGAGCTGCGGCCGGGGCGGCGCCACCTCTGCCGGACGATGATCTACCCCACGCCGAACCCGGACCTGCCCTTCCTGGGCGTCCACTACACCCGCCGGACCGACGGAAAGGTCATCATCGGACCGAACGCGGTCCTGGCGTTCGGCCGCGAGGCCTACGAGAACACGCAGTTCGACCTGAGTGACCTGTTCGACACCCTCACCTACGGTGGGTTCCGGAAGCTGCTCGCCTCCAGAATGATGCTGTCGGTCGCCCTCGAGGAGCTGAGCAAGTCCTACCGCAAGGGGAAGTTCACCGAGGCCTCCCAGCGGCTGGTTCCCGACGTGAGGCAGGAGGACCTGAAGCGAAGCTACGCGGGCATCCGGGCGCAGGTGGTCAGCGACGACGGCGACCTGGTGAAGGATCCCCTGTTCGTCACGACGGACGACTCGATCCACGTCCTCAACGCCGTCTCGCCCGGCCTGACGTCCTCGCTGCCGTTCGGGGACCACATCGCCGAGCGCCTCGAGGCGCTGCGGTGA
- a CDS encoding acetyl-CoA hydrolase/transferase C-terminal domain-containing protein: MTGTDPPDVADLAERLHGDLPVTDAESAAGLIDADAAVVTSGFGSVGYPKLVPLALARSDRDLALTLVHSGNVGDEIDVALVESGAVARRSTYQSSAVARAATNERRIAFTDRHVSSLGDEVEYGGFVDPDVAVVEAVAVGEGWFVPSTSIGQVPAFVAAADELIVEVNGRQPLELGLLHDVYRPGAPPDRGPIPLDGPGDRIGDGYVEFDPETLVAVVESDRPDDTYAFRDPTDDDLAIADNFGAFLSAELERSPVFADSVHLQFGVGSMGNALMGELKGMDFGDRDVVYFGELVQDGLLDMLDAGRLESASATSLALTDEGQARLFADVERYAEDVVLRPADVSNSAGLIDRFGVVGVNSAIEFDVYGNVNSTHVGGTRMINGLGGSGDFNRNSLVTVCALPSMLKDGEISRVVPMTFHVDHTEHDVDVFVTEQGVADVRGLSPVERADLIIEECAHPSVRSDLRDYLDDVSEGDGHIPHDVARAAEWFE; the protein is encoded by the coding sequence ATGACCGGGACGGACCCGCCCGACGTCGCGGACCTCGCGGAGCGACTCCACGGCGACCTCCCGGTGACGGACGCCGAGAGCGCGGCCGGCCTGATCGACGCCGACGCCGCGGTCGTCACGAGCGGGTTCGGCAGCGTCGGCTACCCGAAGCTGGTGCCGCTGGCGCTCGCTCGCTCCGACCGGGACCTCGCGCTGACGCTCGTCCACAGCGGCAACGTCGGCGACGAGATCGACGTCGCCCTCGTCGAGTCGGGCGCCGTCGCGCGGCGCTCGACGTACCAGTCCTCGGCGGTCGCGCGCGCCGCGACCAACGAGCGGCGGATCGCGTTCACCGACCGCCACGTCTCGTCGCTGGGCGACGAGGTCGAGTACGGCGGGTTCGTCGACCCCGACGTGGCCGTCGTGGAAGCGGTCGCCGTCGGCGAGGGGTGGTTCGTCCCGTCGACCTCGATCGGGCAGGTGCCCGCGTTCGTCGCGGCCGCGGACGAACTGATCGTCGAGGTCAACGGCCGCCAGCCGCTCGAACTGGGGCTGCTCCACGACGTCTACCGGCCCGGTGCGCCGCCTGACCGCGGTCCGATCCCGCTCGACGGGCCCGGCGACCGCATCGGTGACGGGTACGTCGAGTTCGACCCGGAGACGCTCGTCGCGGTCGTCGAGTCGGACCGCCCGGACGACACATACGCCTTCCGCGACCCGACCGATGACGACCTGGCCATCGCCGACAACTTCGGCGCGTTCCTCTCGGCCGAGCTGGAGCGGTCGCCGGTGTTCGCGGACAGCGTTCACCTGCAGTTCGGCGTCGGGTCGATGGGCAACGCGCTGATGGGCGAGCTGAAGGGCATGGACTTCGGCGACCGCGACGTGGTCTACTTCGGCGAACTCGTCCAGGACGGCCTGCTGGACATGCTCGACGCCGGCCGCCTCGAGAGCGCGAGCGCGACCTCGCTGGCGCTCACCGACGAGGGCCAGGCGCGGCTGTTCGCCGACGTCGAGCGCTACGCCGAGGACGTCGTCCTCCGCCCGGCGGACGTCTCGAACAGCGCCGGGCTGATCGACCGGTTCGGCGTCGTCGGCGTCAACAGCGCTATCGAGTTCGACGTCTACGGCAACGTCAACTCGACGCACGTCGGCGGGACGCGGATGATCAACGGGCTGGGCGGCTCGGGCGACTTCAACCGGAACTCGCTGGTGACGGTCTGCGCGCTCCCGTCGATGCTGAAAGACGGCGAGATCTCCCGGGTCGTCCCGATGACGTTCCACGTCGACCACACCGAACACGACGTCGACGTGTTCGTCACCGAGCAGGGCGTCGCCGACGTCCGCGGCCTGTCGCCCGTCGAGCGGGCGGACCTGATAATCGAGGAGTGCGCGCACCCCTCCGTCCGGTCCGATCTCCGCGATTACCTCGACGACGTCAGCGAGGGGGACGGGCACATCCCGCACGACGTGGCGCGGGCGGCGGAGTGGTTCGAGTAG
- a CDS encoding cupin domain-containing protein encodes MDTPADLTVGEWDDPVVTERAYEGIERRVLCYDDDAMVVHYAVEAGAVFPEHEHEETRQTVFVIEGEIELFGDRERRLTAGDSFVVGPGVRHGIRGVAERTEIVDTFSPPIEDYRRD; translated from the coding sequence ATGGACACGCCAGCGGACCTGACCGTCGGCGAGTGGGACGACCCGGTCGTCACCGAGCGGGCCTACGAGGGCATCGAGCGGCGCGTGCTCTGCTACGACGACGACGCGATGGTCGTCCACTACGCGGTCGAGGCGGGCGCCGTCTTCCCCGAGCACGAGCACGAGGAGACGCGCCAGACGGTCTTCGTGATCGAGGGCGAGATCGAGCTGTTCGGCGACCGCGAGCGGCGGCTGACGGCGGGGGACTCCTTCGTCGTCGGCCCGGGCGTCCGCCACGGCATCCGCGGCGTCGCGGAGCGGACGGAGATCGTCGACACCTTCTCGCCGCCGATCGAGGACTACAGGCGCGACTGA
- a CDS encoding aldo/keto reductase: MEYRRLGETGLQVSPLCFGTWRFGKEHEGTVETGREEAHELLDAFAERGGNFVDTANGYGGGDSERWIGEWLADRDREDFVIASKCYWSTVSRFQENLSRKNVRAEVEGSLDRLGTDYLDILYLHRFDDDTPIERTLRTVDDLVSEGKVHHVGISTCDAWKLTKGLWKADVNNYEAFSVTQPLFHAAYYEDVAEYLDVCADQDLAVCPYSPLAGGFLTGKYERAGDGTYDLDAPEDTRAELDDRFLDFYVSERGWHVLDAVREVADEVDATPAQVALRWLMDQPDFDCVPIVGARTVDQLEENLGALDVEISDEQFDRIFEARYDEDGSLYQTNA; this comes from the coding sequence ATGGAGTACCGACGACTCGGCGAGACGGGGCTGCAGGTCTCCCCGCTCTGCTTCGGGACGTGGCGCTTCGGCAAGGAACACGAGGGCACCGTCGAGACGGGACGCGAGGAGGCCCACGAGCTGCTGGACGCCTTCGCCGAGCGCGGGGGCAACTTCGTCGACACGGCCAACGGCTACGGCGGCGGCGACAGCGAGCGCTGGATCGGCGAGTGGCTCGCGGACAGGGACCGCGAGGACTTCGTGATCGCCTCGAAGTGTTACTGGTCGACCGTCTCGCGCTTCCAGGAGAACCTCTCGCGGAAGAACGTCCGCGCCGAAGTGGAAGGGTCGCTGGACCGCCTCGGCACGGACTACCTCGACATCCTGTACCTGCACCGCTTCGACGACGACACGCCCATCGAACGGACCCTCCGCACGGTCGACGACCTCGTCTCGGAGGGGAAGGTCCACCACGTCGGCATCTCGACCTGTGACGCCTGGAAGCTCACCAAGGGGCTGTGGAAGGCCGACGTGAACAACTACGAGGCCTTCTCCGTCACCCAGCCGCTGTTCCACGCGGCCTACTACGAGGACGTGGCCGAGTACCTCGACGTCTGCGCAGACCAGGACCTCGCGGTCTGTCCGTACTCGCCGCTGGCCGGCGGCTTCCTCACGGGCAAGTACGAGCGCGCCGGCGACGGCACCTACGACCTCGACGCGCCGGAGGACACGCGAGCGGAACTCGACGACCGGTTCCTCGACTTCTACGTCTCCGAGCGGGGCTGGCACGTCCTCGACGCCGTCCGCGAGGTGGCCGACGAGGTCGACGCCACGCCCGCACAGGTCGCCCTGCGCTGGCTGATGGACCAGCCCGACTTCGACTGCGTCCCCATCGTCGGCGCCCGCACCGTCGACCAGCTCGAGGAGAACCTCGGCGCGCTCGACGTCGAGATCAGCGACGAGCAGTTCGACCGCATCTTCGAGGCCCGCTACGACGAGGACGGCTCGCTCTACCAGACGAACGCTTGA
- a CDS encoding enoyl-CoA hydratase/isomerase family protein, producing the protein MADYEDVRYEVSDGIATITMDRPDVYNAFTRETVLELNDAVRTARDDDGVYAVVLTGAGDGFCAGADTTEMPDWDRQSPEEYGAFLWLIQQLVANLRGMATPSIAAVNGPAIGAGCDFALACDLRVTGPEGIMREGFVNVGLVPGDGGAWLLPRLIGESKAREYLLTGRDIDPEEAVDIGLAVETADDAVAAARDLAIEIRDKPATAVRRTNALVDPEMGFDEYCRLAAEYQWECVTDPEHKEAVAAFNEGREPAFDREYGD; encoded by the coding sequence ATGGCCGACTACGAGGACGTCCGGTACGAGGTCTCGGACGGGATCGCGACGATCACGATGGACCGCCCGGACGTGTACAACGCGTTCACCCGGGAGACGGTGCTCGAACTCAACGACGCGGTCCGGACCGCCCGCGACGACGACGGCGTGTACGCGGTGGTCCTGACCGGGGCCGGGGACGGGTTCTGCGCCGGCGCGGACACGACGGAGATGCCCGACTGGGACCGGCAGTCCCCGGAGGAGTACGGCGCCTTCCTCTGGCTGATCCAGCAACTGGTCGCCAACCTCCGCGGGATGGCGACGCCCTCCATCGCCGCCGTCAACGGGCCGGCGATCGGCGCGGGCTGTGACTTCGCGCTGGCCTGCGACCTCCGGGTGACGGGGCCGGAGGGGATCATGCGCGAGGGGTTCGTCAACGTCGGCCTCGTGCCGGGCGACGGCGGCGCGTGGCTGCTGCCGCGGCTGATCGGCGAGTCGAAGGCCCGCGAGTACCTGCTGACCGGCCGCGACATCGACCCCGAGGAGGCCGTCGATATCGGGCTGGCGGTCGAGACGGCGGACGACGCCGTCGCCGCCGCGCGCGACCTGGCGATCGAGATCCGGGACAAGCCCGCGACGGCCGTCCGGCGGACGAACGCCCTGGTCGACCCCGAGATGGGCTTCGACGAGTACTGCCGGCTGGCCGCCGAGTACCAGTGGGAGTGCGTGACCGACCCCGAGCACAAAGAGGCCGTCGCGGCGTTCAACGAGGGCCGGGAGCCGGCGTTCGACCGGGAGTACGGGGACTGA
- a CDS encoding TRAP transporter permease, whose translation MSSQTERSGMIPQFLRGLDVTVTIAAIVFWAIVLGWAYTQTLGRVQYGVIFVGGIMSVYALDQTRQAIENGDWIDGAVLLPATIVLITSSLYFALNFELVYIQRQGFAVPHEYMLARLVIVSLLYLTWREFGNLFLGVVGGMMLYGVFGNHAPGILEHAGMQELTLLQALVTDLYGFYGSLTQLTAAWIAPFLLYAGLLFGYGAFDLILRIAIVASKHIKSGVAQTAVLASAVIGSINGSYTANAAMTGSFTIPTMIESGMARHRAAGIESVASTSGQVLPPVMGASAFVMASYLGVTYLNIVVAGLVPAAILVASIGIAVHYTALSDASTQDMKFSAFFDEVMSNRQKVFEAIRFGVPFFVLVYLLGVAQYTVMTSALYTIVAMVITGISMPTIQRGLDDSATGAVEEFKTQFWNTVKGFRRGAIILAPIAIILVSINGVINILNATGVPNKIALLLIDLSGGVLLFAVLLSMLVAILMGIGMPTVAAYVIVAILIAPTLIADFNVPEIVAHYTVFYAAILAGITPPVATAAVVAAGIAEANFWQTCGAAIKIAAPLFVLPIAFVYNPALVNMDPGLNTLGAGTLVLLGAVTMIYGLNYPFELAFGPRTVLRTVLTVLGVFVMVYPGRLVKVAGIAVFAAVFLAEKVMVRGLELPFTTGARQ comes from the coding sequence ATGAGCTCGCAAACAGAACGGAGCGGTATGATTCCGCAGTTCCTCCGTGGACTGGACGTCACCGTCACGATCGCGGCGATCGTGTTCTGGGCGATCGTCCTCGGCTGGGCCTACACGCAGACGCTCGGTCGGGTCCAGTACGGGGTGATCTTCGTCGGCGGGATCATGTCGGTGTACGCCCTCGACCAGACCCGACAGGCGATCGAGAACGGCGACTGGATCGACGGGGCCGTGCTGTTGCCGGCGACGATCGTCCTCATCACCTCGTCGCTGTACTTCGCGCTGAACTTCGAGCTCGTGTACATCCAGCGCCAGGGGTTCGCGGTGCCCCACGAGTACATGCTCGCGCGGCTGGTCATCGTCTCGCTGCTGTACCTGACCTGGCGCGAGTTCGGGAACCTGTTCCTGGGCGTCGTCGGCGGGATGATGCTGTACGGCGTGTTCGGCAACCACGCGCCGGGCATCCTCGAACACGCCGGGATGCAGGAGCTGACGCTCCTGCAGGCGCTGGTGACCGACCTCTACGGCTTCTACGGGAGCCTCACCCAGCTGACCGCGGCCTGGATCGCGCCGTTCCTGCTGTACGCCGGGCTGCTGTTCGGCTACGGGGCCTTCGACCTGATCCTGCGGATCGCCATCGTCGCCTCGAAGCACATCAAGTCCGGCGTGGCCCAGACGGCCGTGCTCGCGTCGGCCGTCATCGGCTCGATCAACGGCTCCTACACCGCCAACGCCGCGATGACCGGCTCCTTTACCATTCCGACGATGATCGAGAGCGGGATGGCCCGCCACCGGGCCGCGGGCATCGAGTCGGTGGCGTCGACGTCGGGCCAGGTGCTCCCGCCGGTCATGGGCGCGTCGGCGTTCGTGATGGCCTCGTACCTCGGCGTCACGTACCTCAACATCGTCGTCGCGGGCCTCGTCCCGGCGGCGATCCTCGTGGCCAGCATCGGCATCGCCGTCCACTACACGGCGCTCAGCGACGCCAGCACGCAGGACATGAAGTTCTCGGCGTTCTTCGACGAGGTCATGTCGAACCGCCAGAAGGTCTTCGAGGCGATCCGGTTCGGCGTCCCCTTTTTCGTCCTGGTGTACCTGCTGGGCGTCGCCCAGTACACGGTGATGACGTCCGCGCTGTACACCATCGTGGCCATGGTCATCACCGGGATCTCGATGCCGACGATCCAGCGGGGCCTCGACGACTCCGCGACGGGCGCGGTCGAGGAGTTCAAGACGCAGTTCTGGAACACGGTCAAGGGCTTTCGCCGCGGGGCGATCATCCTGGCACCGATCGCCATCATCCTGGTGTCGATCAACGGCGTGATCAACATCCTGAACGCGACGGGCGTCCCGAACAAGATCGCGCTCCTGCTGATCGACCTGTCCGGCGGCGTCCTGCTCTTTGCGGTCCTGCTGTCGATGCTCGTCGCGATCCTGATGGGCATCGGGATGCCGACCGTCGCGGCCTACGTCATCGTCGCCATCCTGATCGCGCCGACGCTGATCGCCGACTTCAACGTGCCGGAGATCGTGGCCCACTACACCGTGTTCTACGCGGCCATCCTGGCCGGCATCACGCCGCCCGTGGCGACCGCTGCGGTGGTGGCCGCGGGGATCGCCGAGGCGAACTTCTGGCAGACCTGCGGCGCCGCGATCAAGATCGCCGCGCCGCTGTTCGTCCTGCCGATCGCGTTCGTCTACAACCCGGCGCTGGTGAACATGGATCCCGGGCTCAACACCCTCGGCGCCGGAACGCTGGTCCTCCTCGGCGCCGTCACCATGATCTACGGGCTGAACTACCCCTTCGAGCTCGCGTTCGGTCCCCGCACCGTACTCCGGACGGTGCTGACCGTCCTCGGCGTGTTCGTGATGGTCTACCCCGGTCGCCTCGTGAAGGTCGCCGGCATCGCCGTGTTCGCCGCCGTCTTCCTCGCCGAGAAGGTGATGGTCCGCGGGCTCGAACTACCCTTCACCACGGGGGCGAGACAATGA
- a CDS encoding universal stress protein gives MYRVLLPVDEDEERASRAAAAASNLPCADEAVEVVLLNVFEEFEVADGEWESISSEDVWNEHSYPDSVDAVEERLEAAGVSVTRRREHGDPAEEISAVAEEIDADNVVMGGQRRSPAGKALFGSVTQSVLLDADRPVTVILDE, from the coding sequence ATGTACCGCGTCCTGCTACCGGTCGACGAGGACGAGGAGCGCGCGTCCCGCGCCGCGGCGGCGGCGTCGAACCTGCCATGCGCCGACGAGGCGGTGGAAGTGGTGCTGCTGAACGTCTTCGAGGAGTTCGAGGTCGCCGACGGCGAGTGGGAGTCGATCAGTTCCGAGGACGTCTGGAACGAGCACTCCTATCCCGACAGCGTCGACGCGGTCGAGGAGCGCCTCGAGGCGGCCGGCGTGTCGGTGACGAGGCGGCGCGAGCACGGCGATCCCGCAGAGGAGATCAGTGCCGTCGCCGAGGAGATCGACGCCGACAACGTCGTCATGGGCGGCCAGCGGCGAAGCCCGGCGGGCAAGGCCCTGTTCGGGAGCGTCACCCAGTCTGTGCTGCTCGACGCCGACCGCCCCGTCACGGTGATCCTCGACGAATGA
- a CDS encoding DUF488 domain-containing protein: MTGAVHDTYVAALQHDSAGLPADARRVGVVRKPTSWFHGAVDENRPELGPPPDLLEEFQALEEEFKVQGMCEEGAHNGAWDEVDFEERYRAHLESEAARAEVEELLDLLDSGTDVALVCYENTDDKRCHRTALREHLEERL, encoded by the coding sequence ATGACCGGAGCGGTCCACGACACCTACGTCGCCGCGCTCCAGCACGACAGCGCCGGCCTCCCGGCGGACGCGCGGCGGGTCGGCGTCGTCCGCAAACCCACCTCGTGGTTCCACGGAGCTGTCGACGAGAACCGCCCGGAACTGGGGCCGCCGCCGGACCTGCTGGAGGAGTTCCAGGCGCTCGAGGAGGAGTTCAAAGTTCAGGGGATGTGCGAGGAGGGAGCGCACAACGGCGCCTGGGACGAGGTGGACTTCGAGGAGCGCTACCGGGCGCACCTGGAGAGCGAGGCGGCGCGAGCGGAGGTCGAGGAACTGCTGGACCTGCTGGACTCCGGGACCGACGTGGCCCTGGTCTGTTACGAGAACACGGACGACAAGCGGTGTCACCGGACGGCGCTGCGCGAGCATCTCGAAGAGCGCCTGTGA
- a CDS encoding TAXI family TRAP transporter solute-binding subunit, translating into MTDESSGRGSSVDRRRFVELTGAAGIAALAGCGGNGGGGDGGDGGGGDGGDGTGTGTETGTDGGGGGGGGGNGDLQLRVGTSAGGTRDVGLAVERAVSQHSDSLNYSTIESPGYIGTIRRMAQDQFNAGISDNNSMIKAVEGRGTFADQGVDRVPWFGFYAFPYAIYLVARQDTDIETFDDLAGANVYPAEPGYSTRATTLDVWSQDPTADVYDQMNILNMSVGDAPGAFEEGQIDAAIAYGTPGVRYTGWVQEYSSRVDVKYVEPTDALIESTESYSGAGANRTPYEEWSLGQDIGTDEVFHWDLQVNYVFNPDASNDAVYELCRVVDEHNDTVNEAEEQFNDFSEAQEMHASAIPEVPVHPGAAQYYQDNDAWDDGLEIGGS; encoded by the coding sequence ATGACAGACGAATCCAGCGGACGGGGCAGCAGCGTCGATCGCCGTCGTTTCGTCGAGCTCACGGGTGCGGCCGGTATCGCCGCGCTGGCGGGCTGTGGCGGCAACGGCGGTGGTGGTGACGGCGGCGACGGTGGTGGCGGTGACGGCGGTGACGGGACGGGAACGGGAACGGAGACGGGGACGGACGGCGGGGGCGGGGGCGGGGGCGGCGGAAACGGGGACCTCCAGTTGCGCGTCGGTACGTCCGCCGGCGGGACGCGCGACGTCGGTCTGGCGGTCGAGCGCGCCGTGAGCCAGCACAGCGACTCGCTGAACTACTCGACGATCGAGAGTCCGGGGTACATCGGGACGATCCGCCGGATGGCCCAGGACCAGTTCAACGCGGGCATCTCCGACAACAACTCGATGATCAAGGCAGTCGAGGGCCGCGGGACCTTCGCCGACCAGGGGGTCGACCGGGTCCCGTGGTTCGGGTTCTACGCGTTCCCGTACGCGATCTACCTGGTCGCCCGGCAGGACACGGACATCGAGACGTTCGACGACCTCGCCGGTGCGAACGTCTACCCCGCCGAGCCGGGCTACTCGACGCGGGCGACGACGCTGGACGTCTGGTCGCAGGACCCGACGGCGGACGTCTACGATCAGATGAACATCCTGAACATGAGCGTCGGGGACGCCCCCGGCGCGTTCGAGGAGGGGCAGATCGACGCCGCCATCGCCTACGGCACCCCCGGCGTCCGGTACACCGGGTGGGTCCAGGAGTACTCCTCCCGGGTCGACGTGAAGTACGTGGAGCCCACCGACGCCCTGATCGAGTCCACCGAGTCCTACAGCGGCGCCGGCGCCAATCGCACGCCCTACGAGGAGTGGAGTCTCGGCCAGGACATCGGCACCGACGAGGTGTTCCACTGGGACCTCCAGGTCAACTACGTGTTCAACCCCGACGCCAGCAACGACGCCGTCTACGAGCTCTGTCGGGTCGTCGACGAGCACAACGACACGGTCAACGAGGCGGAGGAACAGTTCAACGACTTCTCGGAGGCCCAGGAGATGCACGCCTCAGCCATCCCGGAAGTCCCGGTCCACCCCGGTGCCGCGCAGTACTACCAGGACAACGACGCCTGGGACGACGGCCTCGAGATCGGCGGGTCGTAG
- a CDS encoding acyl-CoA dehydrogenase family protein: MQLLDQDQREFAERAESVAAEFADDAYTWHGDLPRANLRRLAEADLYCPSISAEYGGQGMSDLAALLAVEAVGRVCPDTGWFTYMQSMVAPRAIDLFGSEAVKEAYLPDVTAGESIVSIAISEPEAGSDVGSMTTRVTEDGGDLVVNGEKTWVGGIPFADAAVTWVKFPEGLGSVVLPLDDPGIEVEEEYTNMAGYAQTHFTIDDVAIPAEYVLTRGEEGFKEQLVSLNWERLGASAVSTAWAEAALETALDYAEDRVQFDQPIADFQGIEWKFAEMYRDIETAAAVIYGAAAGARGHEEPPDRVRTSVAKLHASTMAEDVVSEAVQVVGARAYQTGHPLEYLYRLTRGRRIAAGTDEMQRNTIARALKEDGVPGVSER, translated from the coding sequence ATGCAGCTACTCGATCAGGACCAGCGCGAGTTCGCCGAGCGCGCCGAGTCGGTCGCGGCCGAGTTCGCCGACGACGCGTACACCTGGCACGGGGACCTGCCGCGGGCGAACCTCCGGCGACTCGCCGAGGCCGATCTGTACTGCCCCTCCATCTCGGCGGAGTACGGCGGCCAGGGGATGTCGGACCTGGCGGCCCTGCTGGCGGTCGAGGCGGTCGGGCGCGTCTGTCCCGACACCGGCTGGTTCACCTACATGCAGAGCATGGTCGCCCCGCGCGCCATCGACCTCTTCGGCTCCGAGGCGGTCAAGGAGGCGTACCTGCCCGACGTCACGGCCGGCGAGAGCATCGTCTCCATCGCAATCTCGGAGCCCGAAGCCGGGTCCGACGTGGGGTCGATGACGACCCGGGTCACCGAGGACGGCGGCGACCTCGTCGTGAACGGCGAGAAGACGTGGGTCGGGGGGATCCCCTTCGCGGACGCCGCGGTGACGTGGGTGAAGTTCCCCGAGGGGCTCGGTTCGGTCGTCCTCCCGCTGGACGACCCCGGGATCGAGGTCGAGGAGGAGTACACCAACATGGCGGGCTACGCCCAGACCCACTTCACCATCGACGACGTCGCAATCCCGGCGGAGTACGTCCTGACCCGCGGAGAGGAGGGGTTCAAGGAGCAGCTGGTCTCGCTCAACTGGGAGCGACTGGGCGCCTCGGCCGTCTCGACGGCGTGGGCCGAGGCGGCCCTGGAGACGGCGCTGGACTACGCCGAGGACCGCGTCCAGTTCGACCAGCCCATCGCCGACTTCCAGGGCATCGAGTGGAAGTTCGCGGAGATGTACCGCGACATCGAGACGGCGGCCGCCGTGATCTACGGCGCCGCCGCGGGCGCCCGCGGCCACGAGGAACCGCCGGACCGGGTCCGGACCTCCGTGGCCAAGCTCCACGCCTCGACGATGGCCGAGGACGTCGTCAGCGAGGCGGTCCAGGTCGTCGGGGCGCGCGCCTACCAGACCGGCCACCCGCTGGAGTACCTCTACCGGCTGACCCGCGGCCGCCGCATCGCCGCCGGCACCGACGAGATGCAGCGCAACACGATCGCACGGGCGCTCAAAGAGGACGGCGTCCCCGGCGTCTCGGAGCGGTAG